One genomic segment of Clostridium saccharoperbutylacetonicum N1-4(HMT) includes these proteins:
- a CDS encoding P-II family nitrogen regulator — MKRIEAIIRPSKLEDIKEALKNNNINGVTISQVMGCGQQRGWKEYHRGTEIVTNVLPKIEVKIVVEDEKVEDVIELITKIARTGEVGDGKIFVVDIAECVRIRTGERGNSAL, encoded by the coding sequence ATGAAAAGAATAGAAGCAATTATAAGACCTTCAAAACTTGAGGATATTAAAGAAGCATTAAAAAATAATAATATAAATGGTGTAACTATAAGCCAAGTTATGGGTTGTGGTCAACAACGTGGATGGAAAGAATATCACAGAGGTACTGAGATAGTAACTAATGTATTACCTAAAATAGAAGTTAAAATAGTGGTTGAAGATGAGAAAGTGGAAGACGTTATAGAATTAATCACTAAAATTGCTAGAACCGGTGAAGTTGGTGACGGAAAAATTTTCGTTGTGGATATAGCAGAATGTGTAAGAATTAGAACTGGAGAAAGAGGAAATTCAGCTCTTTAA
- a CDS encoding ammonium transporter has product MEINSGDISFVILCSALVLLMTPGLAFFYGGMVRRKNVLNTLMSSMFICGLASVMWVLVGYSMSFGDDIGGIVGGLNFFGFNGVAGAPSAYAPTIPHMLFAAFQMMFAIITPALITGSLTGRMKFSALFIFIGLWSLLVYYPLAHMVWGGGIIGALGAVDFAGGDVVHISSGVSGLVACIMLGKRRGYGMMSYKPHNIPFVVLGAALLWFGWFGFNAGSALAANELAVHAFMTTNTAAATAMLSWMLIEKVKHGKPTVLGAVTGAVVGLVAITPGAGFVPLWSSIIIGAIVSPICYFFMGAVKSKFGYDDALDAFGCHGIGGVWGGIATGLFGQTAINSVAKWDGLFFGDVHLLIAQVEAIVITVLFAGIMTFIILKVMKLFMSIRVESSEEADGLDVAEHGETAYPAFNGLD; this is encoded by the coding sequence ATGGAAATTAATTCAGGTGATATCAGTTTTGTTATACTTTGTTCAGCACTTGTACTTTTAATGACGCCAGGTCTTGCATTCTTTTATGGAGGAATGGTTCGTAGGAAAAATGTTTTAAATACACTAATGTCTTCAATGTTTATTTGTGGATTAGCTTCTGTAATGTGGGTATTAGTAGGCTACTCAATGTCTTTTGGTGATGATATTGGTGGAATAGTAGGGGGACTTAATTTCTTTGGATTCAATGGTGTAGCAGGAGCGCCTTCTGCATATGCGCCAACTATACCTCATATGCTTTTTGCAGCTTTTCAAATGATGTTTGCAATTATAACTCCAGCACTTATAACTGGATCTTTAACTGGAAGAATGAAATTTTCAGCATTATTTATTTTTATAGGATTGTGGTCGCTATTAGTATATTATCCATTAGCTCATATGGTATGGGGTGGTGGAATAATAGGAGCTTTAGGAGCTGTTGATTTCGCTGGTGGAGATGTTGTTCATATTAGTTCAGGAGTTTCAGGCCTTGTAGCTTGTATTATGTTAGGTAAGAGACGTGGATATGGTATGATGTCTTATAAACCACACAATATTCCTTTTGTAGTTCTTGGAGCAGCATTACTTTGGTTTGGATGGTTTGGATTTAATGCAGGAAGTGCATTAGCAGCTAATGAATTAGCAGTGCATGCTTTCATGACAACAAATACTGCAGCAGCAACAGCAATGCTTTCATGGATGTTAATTGAAAAAGTTAAACATGGAAAACCAACAGTACTTGGTGCAGTAACAGGAGCAGTTGTAGGCTTAGTTGCAATTACACCTGGTGCAGGGTTTGTACCACTTTGGAGCTCAATTATAATAGGAGCTATAGTATCTCCAATTTGTTACTTCTTCATGGGAGCAGTAAAATCAAAATTTGGTTACGATGATGCTCTTGATGCTTTTGGATGTCATGGAATTGGAGGAGTATGGGGAGGAATTGCAACTGGACTATTTGGACAAACAGCAATTAACTCTGTAGCTAAATGGGATGGATTGTTCTTTGGAGATGTGCATCTTTTAATTGCCCAAGTTGAAGCTATTGTAATAACAGTATTATTTGCAGGTATAATGACATTTATAATACTAAAAGTTATGAAATTATTTATGAGCATTAGAGTTGAAAGTTCAGAAGAAGCTGATGGCCTTGATGTAGCTGAACACGGTGAAACTGCTTACCCAGCATTTAATGGATTAGACTAG
- a CDS encoding phosphotransferase family protein, translating to MEYDWERTFPFLEIDENIVSKLFEGILQENNIVNITPVDEGCRTTNYIISTNNINKKYLLKIFFPMEQNYMREIKLLTMLKENKAIPVPKIYKISRDELIENREYAIYEYMNGQTLGKVVSDGYKLEDGFVKSVARTLAKIHSYKFDKVGFLDKNLHVIDNFPPLIKWYEILMGDMAKKRLGKDIVNKICRLVKQNDEILLELDKDIRLVHGDFQGTNILIENGHLSGVLDWEFVMAGHPIADIGQFFRYEEYFNKSLINVFKEEYNNNSDYKLSDNWYKVSKLRDLTNLIQLINTEDDMPNKHKHIKKMIISTINNFD from the coding sequence ATGGAATATGATTGGGAGAGAACATTCCCATTTTTAGAGATTGATGAGAATATAGTCAGTAAACTATTTGAAGGTATATTACAAGAAAATAATATTGTAAATATAACACCAGTTGATGAGGGATGTAGAACCACAAATTATATTATTTCAACTAATAATATTAATAAAAAATATCTTTTGAAAATATTTTTTCCTATGGAACAAAATTATATGAGAGAAATTAAATTATTGACTATGTTGAAAGAAAATAAAGCTATACCAGTTCCTAAAATATATAAGATTAGTAGAGATGAACTAATTGAAAATAGGGAATATGCAATCTATGAATATATGAATGGACAGACTTTGGGTAAAGTCGTAAGTGATGGATATAAATTAGAAGACGGCTTTGTTAAAAGTGTTGCAAGAACGCTAGCAAAAATACACAGCTATAAATTTGATAAGGTCGGATTTTTAGATAAAAATTTACATGTAATAGACAACTTTCCTCCACTTATAAAGTGGTATGAAATTTTAATGGGGGATATGGCAAAAAAGAGATTGGGTAAAGACATTGTAAATAAAATTTGTCGATTAGTAAAACAAAATGATGAAATTTTATTGGAATTGGATAAGGATATTAGATTAGTGCATGGCGACTTTCAAGGTACTAATATTTTGATAGAAAATGGACATTTATCTGGAGTTTTAGATTGGGAATTTGTAATGGCAGGACACCCTATTGCTGATATAGGGCAGTTTTTTAGATATGAAGAATATTTCAATAAAAGTCTAATTAATGTGTTTAAAGAAGAATATAATAATAATTCAGATTACAAGCTTAGTGATAACTGGTATAAAGTGAGTAAACTTCGTGATTTGACTAATTTAATTCAATTAATCAATACTGAAGACGACATGCCTAATAAGCATAAGCATATAAAGAAGATGATAATTAGTACTATAAACAATTTTGATTAG